From Methylovorus glucosotrophus:
TGCCGCCAAAGAGCGTCAAAGCTTTATTGAAGGTCGTATTGCCGAGATCGAAGCCAAGCTGTCGAACGCCATGGTTATTGATCCCAAGACGCTGAATGCGGAAGGTCGTTGCGTATTTGGCGCTACCGTAGAAGTGGAAGACCTGGATAACGGCGATGTATCCACCTACCAGATCGTGGGTGATGACGAAGCGGATATCAAGAAGGGCAAGATTTCCATCGGATCCCCCATTGCACGTGGTTTGATCGGCAAGACCGCAGGCGATGTCGCAGAAGTGATGGCACCTGGAGGTTTGCGCTCTTACGAAGTGCTGGATGTTCAATACATTTAAGGGGCGGGAGCGCTAGATGGGTGCCTGGTCAGACAAGCTTGCATTACTGGTGATTACCCTGTGGGTAGGCGCCTTATGGGCAGTTGGCTATCTGGTAGCCCCCACGCTATTCAGCGCCTTATCTGATCGTCAGCTGGCAGGTAGCCTTGCCGGCAAAATGTTCACGCTGGTGGCTTACATCGGGGTGGGCAGTGCGTTTTATCTGTTGATTCACCGCCTGGCGAATTTTGGTACCACTGCGCTCAAGCAAGGTTTTTTCTGGGCGGTGGTTGTGATGCTGATACTGACCCTGTTCGGCCACTTTGGTATCCAGCCGCTGATTGCCCAATTGAAGGCGCAAGCCATGCCGGCAGATGTCATGCACAGCATTTTTGCCAGTCGTTTCAAAGCATGGCACGGCATTGCCAGTATTGCTTACCTGA
This genomic window contains:
- the greA gene encoding transcription elongation factor GreA, producing the protein MNQIPITVNGAELLKQELQRLRSVDRPNVIQAIAEARAQGDLSENAEYDAAKERQSFIEGRIAEIEAKLSNAMVIDPKTLNAEGRCVFGATVEVEDLDNGDVSTYQIVGDDEADIKKGKISIGSPIARGLIGKTAGDVAEVMAPGGLRSYEVLDVQYI
- a CDS encoding DUF4149 domain-containing protein is translated as MGAWSDKLALLVITLWVGALWAVGYLVAPTLFSALSDRQLAGSLAGKMFTLVAYIGVGSAFYLLIHRLANFGTTALKQGFFWAVVVMLILTLFGHFGIQPLIAQLKAQAMPADVMHSIFASRFKAWHGIASIAYLIESLLGLVLVLKARE